Proteins from a single region of Hordeum vulgare subsp. vulgare chromosome 6H, MorexV3_pseudomolecules_assembly, whole genome shotgun sequence:
- the LOC123404887 gene encoding uncharacterized protein LOC123404887 has translation MESMAIRRPRVFSLRFLKAITNNFSEERIIGHGATGVVYKGVLHNGEVIAVKKLYNRYDSSGEKLGNGEAQFHNELMNLIGVQHQNIIQLVGYCYETHNEVTECNGKLVLAAKEERILCLEYMPCGSLKDNLSDVSCGLKWHERYTIIKGICEGLKYLHTGCGNPIYHLDLKPENILLNRNKIPKIGDFGISRLPAAGSMQTFVTQNIAGTLGYMPPEYLFMKKISSKFDIFSLGVIIIHVIAGQEGNQNYRYMTSVKFIENVQENWGKRLDAAVPSHTLEQVRTCAEIALRCVELEREKRPNITEIVNELNKIDVDESSDTGQNTGEEEHTTLDRRVEIDASLIIPPLEESSRCIIKGGRLHDFVSDTINSSSSEDNFPTVDGNEQVDLKSLLARLLDDLLTGRSLNTDDGHIRMISVFEAQRALQLMYLRQYNAPIHEPFSHLETLDLRGTSVRELSSFVSRLRNLKCLRADETTGVPGIGNLTSLEELRLDYVGTSVNFVIELGKLKKLRELDIWIQELDKISNEALLESLHNLDNIEVLRLMISWRGEEANWNIYEPPRQLRELRLTISFPRLPKWISVSSVPNLSHLSVDLKVVDQQDVDMLGHLLKLVSLGLQMPSDVFLSIKGDSLFPKLRSFDTSSPFRFLPGAMPSLESLHFKVDVRALKHAGFALNDFAALGNLLRLQSMEVEINFRGAREVHVAGTEQAMKRAVDNHPNNPTASIRRT, from the exons ATGGAGAGCATGGCGATACGACGTCCGCGGGTCTTTTCGCTGAGATTCTTAAAAGCTATTACAAATAATTTTTCCGAGGAACGTATAATTGGACATGGTGCAACTGGAGTAGTTTATAAG GGAGTACTTCATAATGGGGAAGTGATTGCTGTGAAGAAACTTTACAACCGTTATGATTCATCTGGGGAGAAGCTGGGTAATGGCGAAGCACAATTTCATAATGAGCTTATGAATCTGATTGGGGTTCAACATCAAAACATTATACAGTTAGTTGGGTACTGTTATGAAACACACAATGAAGTTACTGAGTGCAACGGAAAACTTGTATTGGCTGCAAAGGAAGAAAGAATTCTCTGCTTGGAATACATGCCGTGTGGAAGCCTCAAGGATAATCTTTCAG ATGTATCATGTGGACTTAAATGGCATGAACGTTACACCATAATTAAAGGAATTTGTGAAGGGTTAAAGTACCTTCATACAGGATGTGGAAATCCAATTTACCATCTGGACTTAAAACCCGAAAATATATTGCTCAACAGGAATAAGATACCAAAAATCGGCGATTTTGGTATATCAAGACTCCCTGCAGCTGGTTCGATGCAAACATTTGTCACGCAAAATATTGCAGGAACACT TGGATACATGCCACCAGAATACCTCTTTATGAAGAAAATCTCATCCAAGTTTGACATATTCAGCTTGGGCGTCATAATTATACATGTAATAGCTGGGCAAGAGGGCAACCAGAATTATCGATATATGACTTCAGTAAAATTCATTGAGAAC GTACAGGAAAACTGGGGAAAACGGCTGGATGCAGCAGTTCCATCGCatacattagagcaagttaggacATGCGCCGAAATAGCATTAAGGTGTGTGGAGTTAGAGCGAGAGAAAAGGCCTAATATTACAGAGATTGTCAATGAACTGAATAAGATTGATGTTGACGAAAGTTCAGATACAGGCCAG AACACGGGGGAAGAAGAGCACACAACTCTGGATAGACGGGTTGAGATTGATGCTAGTCTGATCATACCACCCTTAGAGGAATCCTCGCGTTGCATCATAAAAGGTGGCCGTCTCCATGATTTTGTGTCTGATACGATCAATTCATCGTCATCTGAAGACAACTTTCCCACTGTGGATGGTAACGAGCAAGTCGACCTAAAGTCGTTATTGGCTCGCTTGCTAGATGACCTTCTAACAGGAAGGTCGTTAAATACCGACGATGGTCATATTCGTATGATTTCAGTGTTTGAAGCACAGCGAGCCCTTCAGTTGATGTACCTCAGACAATATAACGCACCTATTCATGAGCCCTTCAGTCATTTGGAGACACTGGACTTGCGAGGAACCAGTGTAAGAGAACTGTCATCATTCGTTAGTCGACTAAGAAACCTCAAGTGCCTGCGAGCCGATGAGACCACGGGAGTACCAGGAATAGGGAACCTGACATCCCTAGAAGAGCTAAGGCTGGACTATGTTGGCACCTCGGTAAACTTTGTTATAGAGCTGGGCAAGCTGAAGAAACTGAGGGAGCTAGACATTTGGATACAAGAGCTTGACAAGATCTCGAATGAGGCATTGCTAGAGTCCCTCCACAATCTAGATAACATTGAGGTCCTACGACTGATGATTAGTTGGCGGGGTGAGGAGGCCAACTGGAACATATATGAACCTCCTAGACAACTCCGTGAGTTGCGCCTAACTATTAGTTTTCCTCGACTGCCAAAGTGGATCAGTGTCTCATCTGTTCCGAATCTCTCGCACTTGTCTGTTGATTTGAAGGTGGTCGATCAGCAGGATGTGGATATGCTTGGGCATTTATTAAAGCTCGTTAGTCTCGGCCTGCAGATGCCATCAGATGTCTTCCTTAGCATTAAGGGTGACAGTCTATTCCCCAAGTTGAGGTCATTTGACACGTCCTCACCATTTAGGTTCCTACCTGGAGCTATGCCATCCTTGGAATCTCTTCACTTCAAAGTAGACGTCCGGGCTTTGAAGCATGCCGGCTTTGCTTTGAATGACTTTGCTGCCTTGGGGAACCTCCTTCGACTTCAAAGTATGGAAGTTGAAATTAACTTCAGGGGTGCTCGTGAAGTGCACGTGGCAGGGACTGAGCAAGCAATGAAGCGAGCCGTAGACAATCATCCCAACAATCCCACCGCTAGTATCAGGAGAACCTGA